From Pseudomonas hefeiensis, one genomic window encodes:
- a CDS encoding response regulator transcription factor yields MSELLLIDDDQELCELLGSWLGQEGFLVRACHDGQSARKALAETAPAAVVLDVMLPDGSGLELLKQLRNDHPELPVLMLSARGEPLDRILGLELGADDYLAKPCDPRELTARLRAVLRRSHPMAVSSQIELGDLTFSPVRGVVSIDEQEQTLTVSESRLLEALLKQPGEPLDKQDLAQIALGRKLTLYDRSLDMHVSNLRKKIGPHADGRPRIVALRSRGYYYSL; encoded by the coding sequence ATGAGCGAGCTGTTACTGATTGATGATGACCAGGAGCTGTGTGAGCTCCTCGGCAGTTGGCTGGGTCAGGAAGGTTTTCTGGTCCGGGCCTGCCACGATGGGCAGAGCGCCCGCAAGGCCCTGGCCGAAACCGCGCCGGCAGCGGTGGTGCTGGATGTGATGCTGCCCGACGGCAGCGGCCTGGAGTTGCTCAAGCAACTGCGCAACGATCACCCGGAGCTGCCGGTACTGATGCTCTCGGCCCGTGGCGAACCGCTGGATCGTATCCTGGGCCTGGAGCTGGGGGCCGACGATTACCTGGCCAAACCTTGCGACCCGCGGGAACTGACCGCGCGTCTGCGCGCCGTATTGCGCCGCAGCCACCCCATGGCTGTGTCCAGCCAGATCGAATTGGGTGACCTGACCTTCAGCCCGGTGCGTGGTGTGGTCAGCATCGATGAGCAGGAGCAGACCCTGACCGTTTCCGAAAGCCGCCTGCTCGAAGCGCTGCTCAAGCAGCCGGGCGAGCCTCTGGACAAGCAGGATCTGGCGCAGATCGCCCTGGGACGCAAGCTGACCCTGTACGACCGTAGCCTCGATATGCACGTGAGCAACCTGCGCAAGAAAATCGGCCCTCACGCCGACGGTCGCCCGCGCATCGTGGCGCTGCGTAGCCGTGGTTATTACTACAGCCTTTAA
- a CDS encoding Spy/CpxP family protein refolding chaperone yields MRKTLIALMFAAAVPTVAMAMPEGAGPMGPMGPMDGPRHGGQMHGKGPYSQLDLSREQRQQMHKIMGEQRHERRELVEKYLAKLSPADQKAMKDEMAARHEKVDAQIRGLLKPEQQKEFDAIQKKQAERRAEWAEFKAWKAQQPQKAQ; encoded by the coding sequence ATGCGCAAGACCCTTATCGCTCTGATGTTCGCTGCCGCCGTGCCTACCGTTGCGATGGCCATGCCTGAAGGCGCCGGCCCGATGGGACCAATGGGCCCGATGGACGGCCCGCGTCATGGCGGCCAGATGCACGGCAAAGGTCCGTACAGCCAACTGGACCTGAGCCGCGAACAACGCCAGCAGATGCACAAGATCATGGGCGAACAGCGCCACGAGCGCCGCGAACTGGTAGAAAAGTACCTGGCCAAACTGTCGCCAGCCGATCAGAAAGCCATGAAAGATGAAATGGCGGCCCGGCACGAAAAAGTCGATGCCCAGATCCGCGGGTTGTTGAAGCCTGAGCAGCAAAAAGAGTTTGATGCGATCCAGAAGAAACAAGCCGAGCGTCGGGCCGAATGGGCCGAGTTCAAGGCCTGGAAAGCGCAGCAGCCGCAAAAAGCGCAATAA
- a CDS encoding sensor histidine kinase: protein MRSLFWRILASFWLAIALVAGLSILLGHMLNQDAWILSRHPGLNTLAEEWTQTYESQGEDAAEQILQQRKHQYHINVQVLNESGVPVVRGTFPRRAAAFEARQNNDDRRLPWRRLTDEFTSAKTGDTYLFIYRIPHPELDAWHRGSLLWPLSALGIALVVLTLFSLLVTFSITRPLSRLRGAVHDLGQATYQQNSLAKLANRRDEFGVLATDFNRMGARLQSLIASQRQLLRDVSHELRSPLARLRIALALAERASPQEREKLWPRLTRECDRLEALISEILVLARVDADNAGAEEVDLNELLMTLQKDTQLASPEQSVRLDVEPNLALKGWPTMIERALDNLLRNAQRFNPAGQPIEMRAVRQGERILISVRDHGPGVEAEHLGQLGEPFYRAPGQTAAGHGLGLAIARRAAERHGGALVLANHPEGGFIASLELPLVPGAVVQP, encoded by the coding sequence GTGCGTTCACTGTTCTGGCGCATCCTGGCCAGTTTCTGGCTGGCCATCGCCCTGGTTGCAGGGCTTTCGATTCTGTTGGGCCACATGCTGAACCAGGATGCCTGGATCCTCAGCCGCCATCCGGGCCTCAATACCCTGGCCGAAGAGTGGACGCAAACCTACGAAAGTCAGGGCGAAGACGCCGCCGAGCAGATCCTGCAACAGCGCAAGCACCAGTATCACATCAACGTTCAGGTGCTCAACGAAAGCGGCGTCCCGGTGGTCCGCGGCACTTTCCCGCGTCGCGCCGCAGCCTTCGAGGCGCGACAGAACAACGACGACCGGCGCCTGCCCTGGCGGCGCCTGACCGACGAATTCACCAGCGCCAAGACCGGCGATACATACCTGTTCATCTACCGCATTCCCCACCCCGAACTGGACGCATGGCACCGCGGCAGCCTGCTCTGGCCTCTGAGTGCGCTGGGGATCGCGTTGGTGGTGCTGACCTTGTTCAGCCTGCTGGTGACCTTCTCCATCACCCGTCCGCTGAGCCGCCTGCGCGGTGCGGTGCATGACCTGGGGCAGGCCACTTACCAGCAGAACAGCCTCGCCAAACTGGCCAACCGCCGGGATGAATTTGGCGTGCTGGCCACCGATTTCAATCGTATGGGCGCGCGCCTGCAAAGCCTGATCGCCAGCCAGCGTCAATTACTGCGCGATGTGTCCCACGAATTGCGCTCGCCCCTGGCACGACTGCGCATCGCCCTGGCGCTGGCGGAACGGGCCAGCCCTCAGGAGCGTGAAAAACTCTGGCCGCGCCTGACCCGCGAATGTGATCGCCTGGAGGCGCTGATCAGCGAAATCCTGGTATTGGCCCGGGTCGATGCCGACAATGCTGGCGCTGAAGAGGTGGACCTCAACGAGCTGCTGATGACCCTGCAAAAAGACACGCAGTTGGCCTCACCGGAACAAAGCGTGCGATTGGACGTTGAGCCGAACCTGGCCCTCAAAGGCTGGCCGACCATGATCGAACGGGCCCTGGATAACCTGCTGCGCAACGCTCAGCGCTTCAATCCGGCCGGGCAGCCGATCGAGATGCGCGCGGTGCGCCAGGGCGAACGGATCCTGATCAGCGTGCGCGACCACGGTCCAGGCGTGGAGGCCGAACACCTGGGTCAGTTGGGCGAGCCGTTCTATCGCGCCCCCGGCCAGACCGCCGCCGGCCATGGCCTGGGTCTGGCCATCGCCCGTCGCGCCGCCGAGCGTCATGGCGGCGCACTGGTGCTGGCCAACCATCCCGAGGGCGGGTTCATCGCGAGCCTGGAGTTACCGTTGGTGCCAGGGGCGGTCGTTCAGCCCTGA
- a CDS encoding di-heme oxidoredictase family protein: protein MPSLPLRLCTLFMALGLSACDDAPRFTQAEPGEARSAGGATVRKSDQNAFSLPSANLPPSRRVDFAVGNSFFRSPWVIAPSTTTARDGLGPLFNTNACQNCHIKDGRGHPPAPDAANAVSMLVRLSIPDAPPYAKIIEQLGVVPEPTYGGQLQDMSVPGVVPEGKVRVDYTPVPVHFKDGTVVELRKPHLQITQLGYGPMHPDTRLSARVAPPMIGLGLLEAIPDEAILANAQAQARENNGITGRPNQVWDDIQQKTVLGRFGWKAGQPNLNQQNVHAFSGDMGLTTSLRPFDDCTQVQIDCKRAPNGNGPDGEPEVSDNILRLVLFYSRNVAVPARREVNSPQVLAGKNLFFQAGCQSCHTPKYTTSANAAEPELANQVVRPYTDLLLHDMGEGLADNRSEFKASGRDWRTPPLWGVGLTEAVGGHTQFLHDGRARNLLEAVLWHGGEAQAAQQQVLAFNAEQRAALLAFLNSL from the coding sequence ATGCCGTCGCTGCCTCTTCGCTTATGCACTCTGTTCATGGCCCTGGGCCTGAGTGCCTGCGATGATGCCCCGCGTTTTACCCAGGCCGAACCCGGCGAAGCCCGGTCCGCAGGCGGGGCGACGGTGCGCAAGAGTGATCAGAACGCCTTTTCTTTGCCCTCGGCCAACCTGCCGCCTTCGCGGCGCGTGGACTTCGCCGTGGGCAACAGTTTTTTCCGCAGCCCCTGGGTGATCGCGCCATCGACCACCACCGCCCGAGACGGCCTTGGACCATTGTTCAATACCAACGCCTGCCAGAACTGCCACATCAAGGACGGTCGCGGCCATCCGCCGGCACCGGACGCGGCGAACGCTGTGTCGATGCTGGTGCGCCTGTCGATTCCCGATGCCCCGCCCTACGCCAAGATCATTGAACAACTGGGGGTGGTGCCGGAGCCGACCTATGGCGGGCAATTGCAGGACATGTCCGTGCCCGGCGTCGTTCCCGAAGGCAAGGTGCGGGTCGATTACACGCCGGTCCCGGTGCATTTTAAGGACGGCACGGTCGTAGAACTGCGCAAGCCGCACCTGCAGATTACCCAACTGGGCTATGGTCCGATGCACCCCGACACACGCCTTTCGGCCCGCGTCGCACCGCCGATGATCGGCCTGGGGCTGCTCGAAGCCATCCCCGATGAAGCTATCCTGGCCAACGCTCAAGCCCAGGCCCGGGAGAACAACGGCATCACCGGCCGGCCAAACCAGGTCTGGGACGATATCCAGCAAAAAACCGTATTGGGACGTTTCGGCTGGAAGGCCGGACAACCGAACCTCAACCAACAGAATGTCCACGCCTTTTCCGGTGACATGGGTCTTACCACAAGTCTGCGGCCATTCGACGACTGCACCCAAGTCCAGATCGACTGCAAGCGCGCGCCGAACGGCAACGGCCCCGATGGCGAGCCGGAGGTCAGCGACAACATTCTGCGGCTGGTGCTGTTCTACAGCCGCAACGTCGCCGTGCCGGCCCGGCGCGAGGTGAACTCGCCTCAGGTGCTGGCCGGCAAGAATCTGTTTTTCCAGGCCGGCTGCCAGTCGTGCCACACACCGAAATACACCACGTCCGCCAACGCTGCCGAACCGGAACTGGCAAACCAGGTCGTCCGCCCTTACACCGACCTGCTGTTGCACGACATGGGCGAAGGCCTGGCCGATAACCGCAGCGAATTCAAGGCCAGCGGCCGTGACTGGCGGACCCCGCCGCTGTGGGGCGTCGGTCTGACCGAAGCCGTCGGTGGTCACACCCAGTTCTTGCACGACGGTCGCGCGCGCAACCTGCTCGAAGCCGTTCTGTGGCATGGCGGCGAAGCGCAAGCGGCGCAGCAACAGGTCCTAGCGTTCAATGCCGAGCAACGGGCTGCGTTGCTGGCGTTCCTGAATTCCCTTTAA
- a CDS encoding DUF1513 domain-containing protein yields MFRRQALALGSLLLGAVTLGGWTLFKQKDKSPLLLSARDDSDGKHYAVGYRLDGSRVFATQVKQRCHDIINHPTQPFALFVARRPGTESYLIDLRDGSLLQTITSLPNRHFYGHAVIHNSGEWLYATENDTTDPGRGLLGVYRFEGERLVHSGELSTHGIGPHQVSWMPDGETLVVANGGIRTEAESRVEMNLNAMEPSLVLMQRDGTLLSKETLAQSMNSVRHMGIASDGTIVSGQQFMGDAHESSELLAIKRPGQPFQAFPVAEHQLQAMGHYTASVAVHSDLRLVALTAPRGNRFFIWDLDSGEVRLDAPLPDCAGVGAVADGFVVTSGQGRCRYYDCRQSQLVAKPLDLPAGLWDNHLHLI; encoded by the coding sequence ATGTTTCGACGTCAGGCTCTGGCACTGGGCAGCCTGCTGCTCGGCGCCGTTACCCTGGGCGGCTGGACGCTGTTCAAACAAAAGGACAAGAGTCCGCTCCTGCTTTCGGCACGGGACGACAGCGACGGCAAGCACTACGCCGTTGGCTACCGACTGGACGGCAGCCGGGTGTTTGCCACCCAGGTCAAGCAGCGATGCCATGACATCATCAACCATCCGACACAACCGTTTGCGCTGTTCGTCGCCCGTCGCCCAGGCACCGAAAGCTACCTGATCGACCTGCGCGACGGTTCGTTGCTGCAGACCATCACCTCGTTGCCGAACCGGCATTTCTATGGGCACGCGGTGATTCACAATAGCGGTGAATGGCTGTACGCCACCGAGAATGACACCACCGATCCCGGGCGCGGCCTGCTGGGTGTGTACCGTTTCGAAGGCGAACGGTTGGTGCACAGCGGCGAACTGTCCACTCACGGCATCGGCCCTCACCAAGTGTCGTGGATGCCCGACGGCGAAACGCTGGTGGTCGCCAACGGCGGCATCCGCACCGAGGCCGAAAGCCGCGTCGAGATGAACCTCAATGCCATGGAGCCGAGCCTGGTGCTGATGCAGCGCGATGGCACCCTGCTGAGCAAGGAAACCCTCGCCCAATCGATGAACAGCGTGCGCCACATGGGCATCGCCAGCGATGGCACCATCGTGTCCGGCCAGCAATTCATGGGCGATGCCCACGAATCCTCCGAGCTCTTGGCGATCAAGCGTCCAGGCCAGCCGTTTCAGGCATTCCCGGTGGCCGAGCATCAATTGCAGGCCATGGGTCATTACACCGCCAGCGTCGCCGTACACAGCGACCTGCGCCTGGTGGCCCTGACAGCGCCCCGTGGCAACCGCTTTTTTATCTGGGACCTGGACAGTGGCGAAGTACGCCTGGATGCGCCTCTGCCGGACTGCGCCGGTGTAGGGGCGGTGGCCGACGGTTTCGTCGTGACGTCGGGTCAGGGTCGTTGCCGCTATTACGATTGTCGGCAGTCACAACTGGTTGCAAAGCCACTGGATCTGCCCGCGGGGCTCTGGGACAACCATTTGCATTTGATCTGA
- a CDS encoding imelysin family protein, giving the protein MFRPKLLFTSLAAIALGACSPQDPQAVTSAAIAKQVILPTYSRWVEADRQLATSALAFCQGKENLETARADFLKAQKAWAELQPLLIGPLAEGNRAWQVQFWPDKKNLVGRQVEQLVNNQPQIDVAALAKSSVVVQGLSAYEYLLFDAKIDMADSAQKAKYCPLLTAIGERQKQLAEDILSRWNTNDGMLAQMSKFPNQRYADSHEAIADLLRVQVTALDTLKKKLGTPMGRQSKGVPQPFQADAWRSQSSLQGLQASLSAARTVWVGVDNKGLRSLLPSEQKPLADKIDAAYDTSLKLFAESQRSLVEMLGDDAGRQQLNELYDSLNVVHRLHEGELAKALGIQLGFNANDGD; this is encoded by the coding sequence ATGTTCCGTCCCAAGCTGTTGTTCACCAGCCTCGCCGCTATCGCCCTCGGCGCCTGCTCGCCCCAGGATCCGCAAGCGGTCACTTCGGCGGCGATCGCCAAGCAAGTGATCCTGCCAACCTACAGCCGCTGGGTCGAGGCCGACCGGCAACTGGCAACCAGCGCCCTGGCGTTCTGCCAGGGCAAGGAAAACCTGGAGACCGCCCGCGCCGACTTCCTCAAGGCACAAAAAGCCTGGGCCGAGTTGCAACCGCTGCTGATCGGCCCACTGGCCGAAGGCAACCGCGCCTGGCAGGTGCAGTTCTGGCCGGACAAGAAAAACCTGGTGGGCCGTCAGGTCGAGCAACTGGTCAATAACCAGCCGCAGATCGACGTTGCCGCTCTGGCCAAGTCCAGCGTTGTGGTCCAGGGCCTCTCCGCCTATGAGTACCTGCTGTTCGACGCCAAGATCGACATGGCCGACAGCGCGCAAAAAGCCAAGTACTGCCCGCTGCTGACCGCCATCGGTGAACGTCAGAAACAACTGGCCGAAGATATCCTGTCACGCTGGAACACCAACGACGGCATGCTTGCCCAGATGAGCAAGTTTCCGAACCAGCGCTACGCCGATTCCCACGAGGCGATCGCCGATTTGCTGAGGGTCCAGGTCACCGCCCTGGACACCTTGAAGAAGAAACTCGGCACGCCGATGGGCCGTCAGAGCAAGGGCGTCCCACAACCTTTCCAGGCCGATGCCTGGCGCAGCCAGTCGTCGCTGCAAGGCCTGCAAGCCAGCCTGAGCGCGGCCAGGACCGTCTGGGTCGGCGTGGACAACAAGGGCCTGCGCAGCCTGTTGCCAAGCGAGCAGAAACCCCTGGCCGACAAGATCGACGCGGCCTACGACACCTCGTTGAAACTGTTCGCCGAAAGCCAGCGCTCACTGGTCGAAATGCTCGGTGACGACGCCGGGCGCCAGCAGCTCAACGAACTGTACGACAGCCTCAACGTTGTCCATCGCCTGCACGAAGGCGAACTGGCCAAGGCGTTGGGGATTCAATTGGGCTTCAATGCCAACGACGGTGACTGA
- a CDS encoding translation initiation factor 2, with product MRKGPLCLLWVSLAFGAPAHGEESTDGGHSTPLSLSAGSQINELQQRLKNSERMREELTQQLQNANGERESVLVGRLRQENQRLKLQLKEAQASPLPRLLTDQQQWFVIGAGVALLALLCGIFASGGRRQRRQWLN from the coding sequence ATGCGCAAAGGTCCGCTGTGCCTGTTATGGGTCTCGTTGGCGTTCGGGGCTCCCGCCCATGGGGAAGAAAGCACCGACGGCGGTCATTCGACGCCCTTGTCCTTGAGCGCAGGCAGTCAGATCAACGAATTGCAGCAACGCTTGAAAAACAGCGAACGCATGCGCGAGGAACTGACCCAGCAACTGCAAAATGCCAACGGCGAACGCGAGAGCGTGCTGGTAGGCCGGTTGCGCCAGGAGAACCAGCGCCTGAAACTGCAACTCAAGGAGGCCCAGGCCAGCCCCCTGCCACGCCTGCTGACCGATCAGCAGCAGTGGTTCGTCATTGGTGCCGGGGTAGCGCTATTGGCCCTGCTCTGCGGTATCTTTGCCAGCGGTGGACGTAGACAACGTCGGCAATGGCTAAATTGA